A single region of the Brassica rapa cultivar Chiifu-401-42 chromosome A03, CAAS_Brap_v3.01, whole genome shotgun sequence genome encodes:
- the LOC103857008 gene encoding rab3 GTPase-activating protein catalytic subunit-like isoform X1, which yields MDAMPASFVSKARTAFNSAAAKAERVLTDLKSHREEEEQPTRNHNYSEGVNEVKHQGWRTAHIRKKQEWQTKLNNLRIGRRKEVDDQDKFEDLTMAIPFYDANLYILKAKQEQEAKESDVGYLVETLNAVDVNSIPRASIVKQLAVAIKAGKGAKTMKDFIAPSGNSSPVKEKGGLTLSAVKSLVLGEQEDKLGFDSGDEKKLVSLINSLFNVDGNFLIRMIVSDLGSPSNRVSFTKDLHAAPPDSFVVKLAEVIGSFTTPRRMALFWFKVVNELRRFWDEERHIPCIPLDENPDLKSCLVHQWLQVINCCLDRRVRCIAASEALDAAISQASSGNEDSDNSEGMGSPVSLLYAKNSTGELVLRLGAHHQVENLTILETGEAVYAPVTQDGPLLTEDLIKETEELVLRTGSMGAGCSQLLSDMQAFKAANPGCTLEDFVRWHSPPDWTENDTSSGDDSSPPRGQLSIRMQKAGNLWRQLWETAKPLPAIKQTPLFDEDLAVEGILNSLEDIPAAELFEQLFVSLVALGFVMVEPVISTNDDLSKLFFECKDYVVAICEGGAVTDKLDDLCQVYETVEAMLLRPEKVLRSMKQTEKSLSGVNGTKQRFKRLSFIFRGKEGNQKRVPSETEQKCMEPAPAVFWSF from the exons ATGGATGCGATGCCGGCTTCCTTCGTATCCAAAGCTAGAACCGCCTTCAATTCCGCCGCGGCTAAAGCGGAGCGCGTCTTAACTGATCTCAAGTCCCATCGAG aagaggaggagcaaCCAACAAGGAATCATAATTACTCTGAG GGGGTTAATGAAGTGAAGCATCAGGGGTGGAGAACTGCACATATTAGGAAAAAGCAAGAGTGGCAAACTAAACTGAATAACTTAAGGATTGGGAGGAGGAAAGAAGTGGACGATCAAGACAAATTTGAGGATTTAACCATGGCTATACCTTTCTACGACGCAAATTTATACATTCTCAAAGCAAAGCAAGAACAAGAAGCCAAG GAATCTGATGTTGGCTACCTGGTAGAGACTCTAAATGCTGTTGATGTGAACAGTATTCCTCGAGCATCCATTGTGAAGCAGCTGGCTGTAGCCATCAA agCTGGAAAAGGGGCTAAGACTATGAAAGACTTCATTGCACCGTCTGGAAATTCATCACCAGTGAAGGAGAAGGGAGGCTTGACCCTCTCTGCAGTGAAATCACTGGTTCTTGGTGAACAAGAGGATAAACTTGGTTTTGATTCAGGAGACGAGAAAAAACTTGTGTCTCTAATAAACTCCTTGTTTAATGTTG ATGGTAACTTCCTCATCAGAATGATTGTCTCCGATTTGGGGTCTCCTAGCAACAGAGTATCTTTCACAAAAGATCTTCATGCTGCTCCCCCTGATAGCTTTGTTGTTAAGCTAGCTGAAGTCATTGGAAGTTTCACAACACCAAGGAGAATGGCTTTGTTCTGGTTCAAGGTTGTTAATGAA TTGAGGAGGTTTTGGGATGAAGAGAGACACATTCCATGCATACCTCTGGACGAGAATCCAGACTTAAAAAGTTGCCTGGTTCACCAGTGGCTACAGGTTATAAACTGCTGTCTTGACAGGAGAGTCCGTTGCATAGCTGCTTCTGAAGCATTAGATGCTGCAATAAGCCAAGCCAGTTCAGGCAATGAAGATTCGGACAATTCAGAAGGGATGGGTTCTCCTGTGTCTCTTTTGTATGCTAAAAACAGCACAGGAGAACTCGTACTGCGCTTAGGGGCCCACCACCAAGTTGAAAACTTAACAATATTGGAAACTGGTGAAGCTGTTTATGCACCAGTAACGCAG GATGGTCCGCTGTTGACAGAAGATCTTATTAAAGAAACAGAAGAACTAGTATTGAGGACAGGGAG CATGGGAGCTGGATGTTCTCAACTCTTGTCTGACATGCAGGCATTCAAG GCAGCAAATCCTGGATGTACTTTGGAGGATTTTGTGAGATGGCACTCTCCTCCAGACTGGACTGAGAATGATACCTCTTCTGGAGATGACTCTTCTCCTCCACGAGGTCAATTAAGTATCCGTATGCAAAAAGCAG GTAATTTATGGCGACAGCTGTGGGAAACGGCTAAACCACTGCCTGCGATTAAGCAAACACCACTCTTTGATGAAGATTTAGCTGT GGAAGGAATCTTGAATTCCTTGGAAGACATTCCAGCTGCTGAACTTTTCGAGCAGCTGTTTGTTTCTCTT GTTGCACTAGGATTTGTGATGGTGGAGCCAGTAATATCCACAAACGATGACTTGTCAAAGCTTTTCTTCGAATGCAAGGATTATGTAGTCGCCATTTGCGAAGGAGGCGCAGTAACTGATAAGCTTGATGATCTCTGCCAG gTGTATGAAACAGTGGAAGCAATGTTACTACGTCCAGAAAAAGTCTTGAGATCAATGAAGCAAACAGAGAAGTCGCTATCAGGCGTGAACGGAACAAAACAGCGGTTCAAGAGGCTCAGTTTCATATTCCGTGGTAAAGAAGGAAACCAGAAAAGAGTTCCATCAGAAACTGAACAGAAATGTATGGAGCCCGCTCCAGCTGTTTTCTGGTCTTTTTGA
- the LOC103857008 gene encoding rab3 GTPase-activating protein catalytic subunit-like isoform X2, which produces MDAMPASFVSKARTAFNSAAAKAERVLTDLKSHREEEQPTRNHNYSEGVNEVKHQGWRTAHIRKKQEWQTKLNNLRIGRRKEVDDQDKFEDLTMAIPFYDANLYILKAKQEQEAKESDVGYLVETLNAVDVNSIPRASIVKQLAVAIKAGKGAKTMKDFIAPSGNSSPVKEKGGLTLSAVKSLVLGEQEDKLGFDSGDEKKLVSLINSLFNVDGNFLIRMIVSDLGSPSNRVSFTKDLHAAPPDSFVVKLAEVIGSFTTPRRMALFWFKVVNELRRFWDEERHIPCIPLDENPDLKSCLVHQWLQVINCCLDRRVRCIAASEALDAAISQASSGNEDSDNSEGMGSPVSLLYAKNSTGELVLRLGAHHQVENLTILETGEAVYAPVTQDGPLLTEDLIKETEELVLRTGSMGAGCSQLLSDMQAFKAANPGCTLEDFVRWHSPPDWTENDTSSGDDSSPPRGQLSIRMQKAGNLWRQLWETAKPLPAIKQTPLFDEDLAVEGILNSLEDIPAAELFEQLFVSLVALGFVMVEPVISTNDDLSKLFFECKDYVVAICEGGAVTDKLDDLCQVYETVEAMLLRPEKVLRSMKQTEKSLSGVNGTKQRFKRLSFIFRGKEGNQKRVPSETEQKCMEPAPAVFWSF; this is translated from the exons ATGGATGCGATGCCGGCTTCCTTCGTATCCAAAGCTAGAACCGCCTTCAATTCCGCCGCGGCTAAAGCGGAGCGCGTCTTAACTGATCTCAAGTCCCATCGAG aggaggagcaaCCAACAAGGAATCATAATTACTCTGAG GGGGTTAATGAAGTGAAGCATCAGGGGTGGAGAACTGCACATATTAGGAAAAAGCAAGAGTGGCAAACTAAACTGAATAACTTAAGGATTGGGAGGAGGAAAGAAGTGGACGATCAAGACAAATTTGAGGATTTAACCATGGCTATACCTTTCTACGACGCAAATTTATACATTCTCAAAGCAAAGCAAGAACAAGAAGCCAAG GAATCTGATGTTGGCTACCTGGTAGAGACTCTAAATGCTGTTGATGTGAACAGTATTCCTCGAGCATCCATTGTGAAGCAGCTGGCTGTAGCCATCAA agCTGGAAAAGGGGCTAAGACTATGAAAGACTTCATTGCACCGTCTGGAAATTCATCACCAGTGAAGGAGAAGGGAGGCTTGACCCTCTCTGCAGTGAAATCACTGGTTCTTGGTGAACAAGAGGATAAACTTGGTTTTGATTCAGGAGACGAGAAAAAACTTGTGTCTCTAATAAACTCCTTGTTTAATGTTG ATGGTAACTTCCTCATCAGAATGATTGTCTCCGATTTGGGGTCTCCTAGCAACAGAGTATCTTTCACAAAAGATCTTCATGCTGCTCCCCCTGATAGCTTTGTTGTTAAGCTAGCTGAAGTCATTGGAAGTTTCACAACACCAAGGAGAATGGCTTTGTTCTGGTTCAAGGTTGTTAATGAA TTGAGGAGGTTTTGGGATGAAGAGAGACACATTCCATGCATACCTCTGGACGAGAATCCAGACTTAAAAAGTTGCCTGGTTCACCAGTGGCTACAGGTTATAAACTGCTGTCTTGACAGGAGAGTCCGTTGCATAGCTGCTTCTGAAGCATTAGATGCTGCAATAAGCCAAGCCAGTTCAGGCAATGAAGATTCGGACAATTCAGAAGGGATGGGTTCTCCTGTGTCTCTTTTGTATGCTAAAAACAGCACAGGAGAACTCGTACTGCGCTTAGGGGCCCACCACCAAGTTGAAAACTTAACAATATTGGAAACTGGTGAAGCTGTTTATGCACCAGTAACGCAG GATGGTCCGCTGTTGACAGAAGATCTTATTAAAGAAACAGAAGAACTAGTATTGAGGACAGGGAG CATGGGAGCTGGATGTTCTCAACTCTTGTCTGACATGCAGGCATTCAAG GCAGCAAATCCTGGATGTACTTTGGAGGATTTTGTGAGATGGCACTCTCCTCCAGACTGGACTGAGAATGATACCTCTTCTGGAGATGACTCTTCTCCTCCACGAGGTCAATTAAGTATCCGTATGCAAAAAGCAG GTAATTTATGGCGACAGCTGTGGGAAACGGCTAAACCACTGCCTGCGATTAAGCAAACACCACTCTTTGATGAAGATTTAGCTGT GGAAGGAATCTTGAATTCCTTGGAAGACATTCCAGCTGCTGAACTTTTCGAGCAGCTGTTTGTTTCTCTT GTTGCACTAGGATTTGTGATGGTGGAGCCAGTAATATCCACAAACGATGACTTGTCAAAGCTTTTCTTCGAATGCAAGGATTATGTAGTCGCCATTTGCGAAGGAGGCGCAGTAACTGATAAGCTTGATGATCTCTGCCAG gTGTATGAAACAGTGGAAGCAATGTTACTACGTCCAGAAAAAGTCTTGAGATCAATGAAGCAAACAGAGAAGTCGCTATCAGGCGTGAACGGAACAAAACAGCGGTTCAAGAGGCTCAGTTTCATATTCCGTGGTAAAGAAGGAAACCAGAAAAGAGTTCCATCAGAAACTGAACAGAAATGTATGGAGCCCGCTCCAGCTGTTTTCTGGTCTTTTTGA
- the LOC103857010 gene encoding GDSL esterase/lipase At5g55050-like, with the protein MSANNLPFLSVFLLLSLLRFDSIPVLEAAAGKLGSIPGVYVFGDSLVDAGNNNYLPFSLAKGNYPHNGIDFPKKKATGRFCNGKNFADVIAEKIGLPLPPPYLSLRGLLKWRKRESAAVTGVNFASGGAGIFDGSSQFPGQAIPLSQQLKHWLSIHKALTRKLGRSKAQIHLSKSLFVMVIGSNDLLNYIRSSQLRRKSSPQQYTQSVVDRFKAQLKTFQETGARRFLILGVAELGCMPSRREKNSTTHECNKEANMLASLYNKALIKMLQQLKEELKSSMAYSYFDMFNSVHDIVSNPAHYGTLRINYSDR; encoded by the exons atgTCGGCGAACAACTTGCCGTTCCTCAGCGTTTTCCTTCTTCTCAGTTTACTCCGGTTCGATTCAATTCCCGTTTTAGAAGCAGCAGCCGGGAAATTAGGTTCGATTCCAGGAGTGTATGTGTTCGGAGATTCGTTGGTTGATGCCGGAAATAACAACTACTTACCATTTTCCTTAGCCAAAGGGAATTATCCTCACAACGGCATCGATTTTCCTAAGAAGAAAGCCACCGGAAGATTCTGTAACGGCAAGAACTTCGCAGATGTTATCG CGGAGAAAATTGGTTTACCGTTACCGCCGCCCTACCTCTCGCTAAGAGGCTTACTAAaatggagaaagagagagtcCGCCGCTGTAACAGGTGTTAACTTTGCCTCCGGCGGTGCCGGAATCTTTGATGGCTCCAGCCAATTTCCG GGACAAGCTATTCCTTTATCACAGCAATTGAAACATTGGCTCTCTATTCATAAAGCACTCACGAGAAAGCTTGGACGATCCAAAGCACAAATTCACCTATCCAAATCTCTATTCGTTATGGTCATAGGCAGCAATGATCTTTTGAATTATATTCGATCTTCCCAACTTCGGAGAAAGAGTAGTCCTCAACAGTATACGCAATCAGTGGTCGATAGATTTAAAGCGCAATTGAAG ACATTTCAGGAGACTGGAGCACGTAGATTTTTAATACTCGGAGTAGCAGAACTCGGTTGCATGCCGAGCAGAAGAGAGAAGAACTCGACGACCCATGAATGCAATAAAGAGGCAAACATGTTGGCCTCTTTGTATAACAAAGCTCTAATAAAGATGTTGCAACAACTGAAAGAAGAGTTGAAAAGCTCAATGGCTTACTCTTACTTTGATATGTTTAACTCTGTACATGACATTGTCTCCAACCCTGCCCATTACGGTACGTTAAGAATTAACTATTCAGATCGCTAG